CGTATTCGTTACCGAAGCAGATGTAATCGAAGATGTTCAACGCGCCGCTGCCATCGCAGTCAGCGTAGCAGGGAGCTGCGCCATCGGTTTCAACAAGGACATCGTCCATGAAGATGTCAGTTGCAGCATCGCTGTACATGTCAAGACATGCAACCTGCACGCCGCCGATTGCGCCACCACCTGAGAAGAGGTTGCCATTGCCGAACCAACCGGTCGGTGCTGTGGCGAGGGGTGTGTTGTTGTAGAAGTCCATGTACGAGTTGTTATCAAGGTCGATCTCGCAGCGGATCTCCACCCACTGATCGTACACGATCGGTTGCGAAAGGAAGTTCGGGTTTGCATTGAGGTTGTTGCCGACGAGACCAATGAGGCCTTCAAAGCTGATCTGCCATGACCAGTCGCAGTTTGCGGTTGCCTGACCGTAGTTGTTCAAGAGGATGGTGTAACCTGTGCCCGCGGATGATGACGCGACATAGGACATGCATGAGAATGTGACCATACCGGAGGTCGGCATGTTGCCGAGCACATTCTGGTAATCCTGCACGCAGTCACCAGAAGCTGTTCCGTACTGGATGGACTGGGCGCCGCTGCTTGCCTGTGCGTTTGTAACTGTGTGATCCGCACCTGTGCTGAACCAGCCCTGCCAGCCGTTGGCACCTTGAATACCTCCACCGAGTGCGTAGCTTTCGAAGTCATCCTGTGTCAGGACGGCATCGATACCAACGTTGGTGTGAGGATTGTTGGTCTGGACAAACTTGCCGGGATTTGCATTCGGCGTTGTGTCAGGACCAGCAAATGCTGTTGCTGCAATGAGTGAACCAGCGATGCACGCAATTGTTGATGTCCGCATTGATACTTCCCTTTCTCAACAGTGTTCTGAAACGAACAGAAACTCCATACTCTGCCCATCGCAGCTGCGCATGAACAAAGCAACCGGGCCGAAGTGATCACGTGATGCACTTCGACCAGTGTGAGAATCCATGCTCCACCGCACGGATGCTCTGCCAAAGAGTGCCGTCTGCCGCCGTCGAAAAAGGTTGCGCAACCTCCGCGGAGAACATCCGGACTCTGTGCCACATGAACTATTCAGATCATGTGAACAGGTACCATACTACATGATCTTCCCTGTCTCACAAGGCGTTACACGGGGCATTGTGAAAAATCGATCAAGTCTTACAGATGTCGGAAATGGGAATAAAGAAAACCCCCACGCACGTGGTGGTGGAGTTGCTTTCTTGGCTTGCTTGTAGCCGCTCATCTCTGTCTGTATCGAACATGAGGATGATGTGCATATGTCTAGGCAAGTAGCAGATTCTCCTAAGACGGGCTGCGAATCCGATTGCTACCATACTCCAGCAGATCCGATATAATGTACGTATTTTGTTAGTATGACGGCAGCGCCGGGAGGGTTGAGTGCAGATACTCATGGAGCTGTCCAGAATCCTGATTCGTGAACTCGACGAGTATCAGATCATCGAGCTTCGGGAAGTCGTTGATGACGATGATCGAGACGCGGGCCATCAAGCTCGATCGTTTCCCATCGTCATTGGGCTGCCGGAAGCGATGGCCATTGATCGCCGGCTCAAAGGGTTCCACATCAAACGCCCGCAAACACACGACCTGCTTGCAACGACAATTCGGGAACTCGGCGGCGAACTGCTCTCGATTACTATTAACGATCTCTCTGATCACACGTTCTTTGCCACGCTTGACATCAGGGACCAGAGCGAGAACGAGATTCACATCGATTGCCGGCCAAGCGATGCGATTGCAATTGGTATCGCTGGAAAAGTGCCTATTTACGTCGAAGAACACGTGCTTGATAACATCACGAGGCACGATGTATGAACGCGGCACATGACCTGCCGCACCCGTTCGACGGGCTTGCTTTGGCAACACAGGATCTGTCGGGAATCGCGTGTGCAGTACACGACGGCACTGTACCAGTGATTAAGCAGCAGCCGAGTGATTTTCTTGTTGAAGAGCAAGCGCTCTACCATCCGAGTGGAGATGGCGAACATCTTTATCTGTACGTGCAGAAGTCACGACTTACAACGCACTCGTGCGCACGAATACTCGCGGAGCATTTTCGAGTCGATGGGCTGAGCGTGGGATACGCTGGCTTGAAGGACACACAAGCAATCACACGTCAGATGTTTTCCGTGCATCTGCCGGGACGACGTCGTGAAGCCTTTTCGTCACTTGAACACGATCGGATTGAGGTGCTGTGGTCTGACTGGCACACCAACAAGCTTCGGCGCGGACACCTTGCTGGCAACCGGTTCTCGATCAGGATTCGCAACGTCGATCCATCGTCTGCGGTGCTTGCGCATCAGTGTCTCAGGGTGCTTGAGCGAGCGGGTGTGCCAAACTACTTTGGTCCACAGCGGTTTGGTATTGGGATGAACAATCACCGTGTCGGGCTTGCCCTGGTCATGCAAAGCTGGGCGGAGGCGATAGATCTGCTGCTGGGACCTGAAAAGGATCGGATAGTACCGCCGCAATCAGCTCGACTTGAGACTGCGCTGACGAAAGCTCTTGCACGCGGCGATTCGCACGAGCGAGCGTGCCGGATGATCCGTCCGAACGAGCGATCCATCTTTGTCTCGGCGTTGCAGTCAGCGATGTTCAACCAGATTCTGAGCAGGCGGATCGGCGCAGGGACGCTTGGCATGTTGGTCAAGGGCGATCGTGCGCAAAGAGAAGGGCAGCACAACACTTTTCTTGTCACCGAGTCTTCAATGGCTGATGCCGATCTGCTGCGAGATGTCGAAGCAATGCAGGTGAGCACTACAGGCCCGATGTGGGGCCCAAAGATGCAACGCGCTGCTAGCGACGTTGATGCGACTGAACTTGGCGTGCTGCACGAGTTCGGGCTGGCGGATGATGATCTCACTCACATGATTGATCTTGCTGGTGACATGGGAGCGGGTGAACGCAGGTCAATGCGTGTTCGAGTGACAGAGACCGATGTTGAGGGAGGAGTTGACGAGATAGGTCCGTATGTGCGATGTGCATTTACACTTCCCAAGGGCGCGTTTGCGACGAGCGTGCTTCGTGAGATCATCAAGTGTGATGCATCGCTGCGTTCGA
Above is a genomic segment from Phycisphaeraceae bacterium containing:
- a CDS encoding bifunctional nuclease family protein is translated as MELSRILIRELDEYQIIELREVVDDDDRDAGHQARSFPIVIGLPEAMAIDRRLKGFHIKRPQTHDLLATTIRELGGELLSITINDLSDHTFFATLDIRDQSENEIHIDCRPSDAIAIGIAGKVPIYVEEHVLDNITRHDV
- the truD gene encoding tRNA pseudouridine(13) synthase TruD, producing the protein MNAAHDLPHPFDGLALATQDLSGIACAVHDGTVPVIKQQPSDFLVEEQALYHPSGDGEHLYLYVQKSRLTTHSCARILAEHFRVDGLSVGYAGLKDTQAITRQMFSVHLPGRRREAFSSLEHDRIEVLWSDWHTNKLRRGHLAGNRFSIRIRNVDPSSAVLAHQCLRVLERAGVPNYFGPQRFGIGMNNHRVGLALVMQSWAEAIDLLLGPEKDRIVPPQSARLETALTKALARGDSHERACRMIRPNERSIFVSALQSAMFNQILSRRIGAGTLGMLVKGDRAQREGQHNTFLVTESSMADADLLRDVEAMQVSTTGPMWGPKMQRAASDVDATELGVLHEFGLADDDLTHMIDLAGDMGAGERRSMRVRVTETDVEGGVDEIGPYVRCAFTLPKGAFATSVLREIIKCDASLRSNADSTAPDRVVS